A part of Elusimicrobiaceae bacterium genomic DNA contains:
- a CDS encoding TRAP transporter TatT component family protein — protein sequence MRNSLVTALLAWVLCLCGCSLNRVTANAAGGMIAAGMPAFLTDPDTETARQSLLGALKTVEAAQLSSPRNTGLLDTLAQGYCGYAFMFLEDGNPERASAMYLRGAEFARQSLQVSGAAAGGIIEPGKARRAEVPALFWNTFCRAGYLQLSLSEPAALADISDIEAGARRVAELDGSFYYNSAHTVLGALYAARPAMLGGDPARAKAEFALALKGAGARLLANRYMYARLYAVQAQDAELFETELSAIVSAPPDLPEQALANEAVKAKAKRLLEKKDDLF from the coding sequence ATGCGAAATAGCTTGGTGACGGCGCTGCTGGCGTGGGTGCTGTGTTTGTGCGGCTGCAGCCTCAACCGCGTGACGGCAAACGCGGCGGGCGGCATGATCGCGGCGGGAATGCCCGCGTTTCTGACGGATCCGGACACCGAAACGGCCCGCCAGTCGCTGCTTGGCGCGCTGAAAACGGTGGAAGCGGCGCAGCTGAGCAGTCCGCGCAATACCGGACTGCTCGACACGCTGGCTCAGGGCTACTGCGGCTACGCGTTCATGTTTCTGGAAGACGGGAACCCGGAGCGCGCCTCGGCGATGTATCTGCGCGGAGCGGAGTTTGCCCGCCAGTCGCTCCAGGTGTCGGGCGCGGCGGCGGGCGGGATAATAGAGCCGGGCAAAGCGCGCCGGGCTGAAGTACCCGCGCTGTTCTGGAACACGTTCTGCCGGGCGGGCTATTTGCAGCTCAGCCTCAGCGAGCCGGCCGCGCTCGCCGATATTTCCGATATCGAGGCCGGCGCACGGCGGGTCGCGGAGCTGGACGGCTCGTTTTATTATAACAGCGCGCACACCGTGCTGGGCGCGCTGTATGCGGCGCGGCCCGCCATGCTGGGCGGCGACCCCGCCCGCGCGAAAGCGGAATTTGCGCTTGCGCTAAAGGGCGCCGGCGCGCGCCTGCTCGCCAACCGTTATATGTACGCCAGGCTCTACGCGGTGCAGGCGCAGGACGCGGAGCTGTTTGAAACCGAATTGTCCGCCATTGTTTCCGCGCCGCCGGACCTGCCGGAGCAGGCGCTCGCCAACGAAGCCGTAAAGGCCAAAGCCAAGAGATTACTGGAGAAAAAAGATGATCTTTTTTAA
- the dctP gene encoding TRAP transporter substrate-binding protein DctP, whose product MIFFNMKKLGACVLAASLLAPAAFAATVIKFACLAPRGTAWMNSMEEYAAAVKTETKGEVVFKIYAGGVQGDEKDVIRKIRLGQLQAGAFTGVGLGEIAPAVRVMDSPYLFKNYGEVDFVLSRFDDRFSKMFEEKGYILLGWTEVGFVYIYTNTPVTKISDLGAVKMWTWEGDPTAEAALKALGVSPIPLSITDVMSSLQTGLINGVYTTPLAALALQWFTKTKYMFDFSIADSNGAVLISKAQYDKLTSAQRQTLLALGKTYFRKLTETARTDNDKSIATLKGKGMKITAPASAAAQAELDAAGEKARAALVGRLYPAQLLKEVEAALSEYRGNQAAGSGGAKGGARKAEKSGTGKTEPKK is encoded by the coding sequence ATGATCTTTTTTAATATGAAAAAACTCGGCGCCTGCGTTCTGGCCGCCAGTCTGCTGGCGCCGGCGGCGTTTGCCGCAACGGTTATAAAATTCGCCTGTCTGGCCCCGCGCGGAACCGCGTGGATGAATTCGATGGAGGAGTACGCCGCCGCCGTCAAAACCGAAACCAAAGGCGAGGTGGTTTTTAAAATATACGCGGGCGGAGTGCAGGGCGACGAAAAGGACGTGATCCGCAAAATACGGCTCGGGCAGCTGCAGGCGGGCGCGTTCACGGGAGTTGGGCTGGGCGAGATCGCGCCGGCGGTGCGCGTGATGGATTCGCCGTACCTGTTCAAAAACTACGGCGAAGTGGATTTTGTGCTCAGCCGCTTTGACGACCGGTTCAGCAAGATGTTCGAGGAAAAAGGCTATATCCTGCTCGGCTGGACCGAAGTGGGGTTCGTTTATATCTACACCAACACGCCGGTGACGAAAATTTCCGATCTGGGCGCGGTCAAGATGTGGACGTGGGAAGGCGATCCCACCGCGGAGGCGGCCTTGAAGGCGCTGGGCGTGTCGCCCATTCCGCTGTCCATAACGGACGTGATGTCTTCGCTGCAGACGGGCCTGATCAACGGAGTCTACACCACTCCGCTTGCCGCGCTCGCTTTGCAATGGTTCACCAAAACGAAATACATGTTCGATTTTTCGATAGCCGATTCCAACGGCGCGGTGCTGATTTCCAAGGCGCAGTATGATAAACTCACGTCCGCCCAGCGGCAGACGCTTCTGGCGCTGGGCAAGACGTATTTCCGCAAGCTTACGGAAACCGCCCGAACCGATAACGATAAATCCATAGCCACGCTTAAAGGCAAGGGCATGAAAATAACCGCGCCCGCTTCTGCCGCCGCGCAAGCCGAGCTGGACGCGGCCGGCGAGAAGGCGCGCGCCGCGCTGGTCGGGCGGCTGTATCCCGCGCAGCTGCTTAAAGAGGTGGAGGCGGCGTTAAGCGAATACCGCGGGAATCAGGCCGCCGGATCCGGCGGCGCGAAAGGCGGCGCGCGGAAGGCGGAAAAAAGCGGAACCGGGAAGACAGAACCGAAGAAATGA